A single window of Oxyura jamaicensis isolate SHBP4307 breed ruddy duck chromosome 3, BPBGC_Ojam_1.0, whole genome shotgun sequence DNA harbors:
- the MTLN gene encoding mitoregulin produces MGPEALRPRVVRWALLAAFAAGVLVGWQAGRARRRFLRWRQQRLQRRLDAAREQLEAA; encoded by the coding sequence ATGGGCCCGGAGGCGCTGCGGCCGCGGGTCGTGCGCTGGGCGCTGCTGGCAGCCTTCGCCGCCGGCGTGCTGGTGGGCTGGCAGGCCGGCCGGGCCCGGCGCCGCTTCCTCCGCTGGCGCCAGCAGCGCCTCCAGCGCCGCCTCGACGCTGCCCGGGAGCAGCTGGAGGCGGCCTGA